Below is a genomic region from Deltaproteobacteria bacterium.
ATCTCGAAGACGTCGGGGGGGAAGACGTAGGTCAGTTTCACCGCCCAGGCAACTGCCCCGAGCAGTCCGGCGAAGAAGGCGCTCGTAATGAATGCGATGATCTTGAACTTGGTTACATTGATCCCCATCGCCTTGGCCGCGTCCTCATCCTCCCTGAGGGCGGTGAGGGCATACCCTATCTTGCTCCTCATGTAGAAGAGGGTTACGAAGGCGGAAAGCCCGGCGATGATAAACACCATCACGTCGGCCCAGTACGTGGACAGGACGTTTGCGAATTCCCTGCCGAACGCCTTGTTCATCTGCCCCGAGAAAATGATCCCCGCCGAGCCGTTCCATATCTTTGCTCCTTCGATAAAGTAACGGAAACCCTCGTTGACGCCGATGGTGGCGATCGCGAAATAGGCGCCTCTCAGGCGCAGGGCGACTGCACCGACGGCCAGCGAGAGGAGCGTGGATATCCCCACGGCCATGATCAGGCCGATGCCGATGAGGCCGATACCCAGGCCCGCGTCGTAGAAGCGGGAAATGGCGAGGGCCATTCCGTAGGTGCCGACCCCGAGAAACGCCACGTATCCGAAGTCCACGTATCCCGTCATCCCCAGGAAAAGATTGAACGCCTGGCCGAGGGCACAGTAAAAAGCGATCATGGCGATGAGCTGCCACATCCCGGGGAGGGTTCTTCCCACCAGGTAGAGTCCGGTATAGGCAACCAGAAGCGGGATGAGGGGAAGATATTTTTGCGCCGTTTTATTCATCGTGTCCAAAGCTCACTTGGTCCTGAAAAGCCCTGTCGGCCGTATGAGGAGAATGATCAGGAGCATCAGGAAGGAGAGAAATCGCGTCAGCGCGAAGGGCTCGACGTTCGGGATGAGCGCGAGAAGAGTGTATGATCCGTTTTCGATCAGGCCGAATATCAGGCCTCCGAAGAATGCGCCGTAGGGGGATGCGAGACCTCCCAGGACTGCTATGACAAATGCCTTGAGTGTGTATCCCCCCCCCATGTAAGGGTTGATCCCCACGGGAATGAACATGGTCAACAGAACCCCGCTCGTAACGGTGAGGCCGATGCCGAGGGAAAAGCTGAGGGCATATTGCCACCCCACGTTGACGCCGCACACCCGGGCCCCCTCGTCGTCTTCGACGACGCTTCGCAGGGCCGTTCCCGCCCTGGTCTTCTTGAACCACACGTACAGGAGGAGAGCGATAATGATGCTTCCAAAGAAAGCGAACAGCTTTGTAAAGGGAAGGACGGTGAAGGGTATCTTTATCTTTCCCAGTGCCCAGTTGTACCCCCTGAACTCGGAGCCGAAAATCAATTTTATTACCTCTTCCAGAATGATCCCGAAGGAAAAGGTAGCCAGAAGGGAGGCAAGTTCGGGGGCTTTCAACAATCTTCTTATCGAACTGTAATAGAAGAGAAATCCCAGGGCCATGCCAACGGCGAATGCNNNNNNNNNNNNNNNNNNNNNNNNNNNNNNNNNAAGGCTCCCACCATCATGAAAGCGCCGTGGCCCACGTTCACCACTTTCAGCACCCCGAATATCAGGCTGAGCCCCATCGTTGCCATTCCGTAGATTGCGCCCAGTATCAGGCCCTGTATCAGGTTTCCTATCAGTTGTCCGTGCAGCATGGTCCGCTCCTCCGACGGTTTCCGGACAGGGGGTGTAGGACGGACATAAAAATCCTCCCCGGGGAGACCAATCCCCGGGGAGGGGTGCTATTCTGTCAGCGTGTATAATCGAGCGTCATCGTCTCGGTATCTCAGGAACAGCTCACGGCTTTTGCAAAGCCCTTTTACGCCCGTTTACTTTTTCTGAACCGCTTTCACCCCTTTTGCCTTTTCAGCGAAAGTGGGCATGGGAAAAACGAGCTCTCCCGTCTGTGCCGATGTGGGCCATACGATTACCCGTTTCCCATCCTGCCACTGAACGTCGACCATGTCGTGCCCCACCTGCTTTCCCGTGTCGTCGATGTCCCAGCCG
It encodes:
- a CDS encoding branched-chain amino acid ABC transporter permease, which produces MNKTAQKYLPLIPLLVAYTGLYLVGRTLPGMWQLIAMIAFYCALGQAFNLFLGMTGYVDFGYVAFLGVGTYGMALAISRFYDAGLGIGLIGIGLIMAVGISTLLSLAVGAVALRLRGAYFAIATIGVNEGFRYFIEGAKIWNGSAGIIFSGQMNKAFGREFANVLSTYWADVMVFIIAGLSAFVTLFYMRSKIGYALTALREDEDAAKAMGINVTKFKIIAFITSAFFAGLLGAVAWAVKLTYVFPPDVFEILYTIEAIIIVLLGGAGTLLGPLVGGLIYGLSKYYLAIILPGFQLLIFAPIIIAIIVLFPEGTVGVLKKKVQGTALEKIIV